The genomic DNA tgtaatgcagtatgtcagcaggcacTCGATGGAGagcggggagagatttaagagggacctgagGGTTAAACCCTTTCACTCAGACGATAGGCAgtttgtatatggaacaagctgccagaggaatcgATAGAAGCGGATACAACTACAACTTTTAAatgttggacagatatatggataggaagggtttagagggccctgggccaaatgcaggcaaattggactcgTCCAGTATGCcaacatgggcaaggtgggccgaagggcctgttttagtgcTGCACAACTCCATGACTTTAGACTTCACATTCAATGGTGATTAAAGAACATCAAAACCCCTTTGATGGACTGATGGCCAAACGTGTGAGCCTCTGACTTGGTAAAACCTCCCCAGTTACTTCACAGGAGTGTTCTAGAATAAAGTGAGATATAGTTAGCCATGTACAGTCAGTAGATGCTGAGGCAAATAATCAAAAAGCTCGCCTAAGGAACTAGTATTTAAAGATGGTTTTAAAGAATGTTATAACTATTCTACTTGGGatgcgggcagcacagtggcggagaggtggagttgctgcctcacagcgccagagaccagggtttgatcctgtctatgtgtgctgtctgtacggagtttgtgtgttcccccttgtgaccacgtaggtttttcactgggtgctccagttttctcccacactccaaagatgaaggtaattggcttcagcaaaactTGTACAATTCTTCCGAGTGTGtaatatacggggtgatcgctggttggcgtggactcggtgggcaaaagggacCGCTTTATGCACTATTTCTCTAAAGTCTGAGGTCTGCTTAATGGATAACAACAATCCCGGCTGGGCAACGTTTACCATTCCTTCAGGACACTTTCCTGATTTCcagagttgcctgataacagctgagaagaaactgtccctggatctggagttgtgcattttcacacctctgcacctcttgcctgatgggttgagtggagaaaagggagtgaccagggtccatgattatgctggtggccttgccgaggcagcatggtgtagatggggtcaatggaagggaggttggtttgtgtttaagaaggaactgcagatgctggagaatcgaaggttacacaaaaaagctggagaaactcagcgggtgcagcagcatctatggagcgaaggaaataggtaacgttttgggccgaaacccttcttcagactggtttgtgtgatggtctgggctgcgggcAATTTCTCGTGGACTTAACCAtataacttataaccatataacaatttcagcacggaaacaggccatctcgacccttctagtccgtgctgaacacattagtttcccctagtcccatatacctgcgctcagaccataacccagtTGGTAAggatccattcccttcccatccatataactatccaatttatttttaattgataaaaacgaacctgcctccaccaccttcactggaagctcattccacacagtggagtggacttggatggagttgttcccaaaccatcctgataaaatgttttagtttagtttagtttagtttagagatacagcgtagaaacaggcccttcgtccctctgagtttgcgctgaccagcgatccccgcacactatcctacacacactagggacaacttaattaccctacaaacctgtacgtcattggagtgtgggaggaaactagagattcgggagaaaacccatgtggtcacggggagaacgtacaaactccttacagacagcacccgtaatcagggtctaacccgggtctctggcgctgtgaggcagcaactctaccgctgcgccaccgtgctgcctttctgtggtgcatctgtagaagttgatctGAATCCTGTAAGGATAGATAGGTCGagatatttggggggggggggcaggtgagaGGTTTTTGAGCTCATGGTCTTGAGAGCTGGTGAACAGCTAGCAATGATGGAGGCGTtttggggtggaggaggggaaatgGCCAAAGGTGGGGGAGCATTTGTACCTCAGAGACCCCTATACTGCAGGAGAGGGGAAATGTCAAGGGGTCAGAGTacggtcacaagtgataggagcagaatgaagccatttggcccatctagtcaactccgccatttaatcatggctgatctatctcatagagtcctagagtgatacagcgtggaaacaggcccttcagcccaacttgcccataccggccatcatgtcccagctgcactagtcccacctgcccacgtttggtccatatccctccaaacctgtccaatccatgtatacGTCTAATTGTTTCCTAAAgttttggatagtcccagcctcaacgacctcctctggcagcttgttccatacacccaccaccctttgtgtgaaaaagtcacccctcagattccgactaaatcttttccccttcaccttgaacctatgccctttggtcctcgattcccctactctgggcaagagactctgtgcatctctctctctctctcctaaccccattctcctgccttctccccataacccttgacacccgcaatAATCAGTATGGAGGGATTGGAAGATGTGAACTTGGAAACCGAAGCATGCAGTTAATGAATGGTGGCAAACTGATGTCTGGTAACAATTTATTAAAAGattaaaaatgtcactgttaaaAGTATCACAGTTCACACATGAAGAGGTGTGAATGTTTGCTGCAACAGGAGCTTCCTACCAGCTGATCTCACCTCTGGATTGAAAACTGTCAGATCCAAAATAGCTGATGATTAAGAACGGCAAATAGACTTTTCTGAATGTCTGATTATTCTTTGTGGGTGACTCTACGCAGATAATGAGAAATGAATCAcatggaattttattaaatgtagaGCAAAAAGTTCGGACTCGTCTGAAGTCTGATcattgcggcacggtggcgcagctggtcgagtcactgcctcacagcgccagagacccgggtttgaatctgactacggatgctgtctgtgtaggCTTTGCATGTTCCATGCAGGGACCctgtggctttcctccgggtgctctggtttcctcccacatccgaaagacataCAGTACAgtttgaactgaattgaaatgaattgagTAATgtgattagccaagtatgtatacatacaaggaatttgccatggCAGTTTGGagttaattggccctcagtaaattgccccctagatttctctaccttcaagtaacccttgcttaccctctgtctctgtcccttccctatcctagttctccgactagtttcactgtcctcctgattaaattttattgtttgtatgcctcgttgtcaccttcccctcagccaacaatgaaccatttccttcatcattggggagtggatgaaaaagtgggaaacatagaactagcgtgaacgggtgaccaatggtcggcctggactcagtgggctgaagggcctgtttccatgctgtatcctcaaATCAATCAATTAAGGATCCCGACCAGACACATAGTCTGTCCACTCCCtcaacagattctgcctgaccccctgagttcctcaagcactttgtgtgtgtgtggctccaaTGACCAATGCTGTCTCTTGGGCCTCTAAATTCTGGTTCCGCCTGGCTCCAACTGACCTGAATAGATGACATTAGGAAGGACTCAGGTATAGCAGATGAATTGAGGGCAGACAAACGGATCttcaaataggaataaataacatatAATGAACTGTGAGACATGTATTGACGACGGACGAATGTCCAtcaagtatatagatagattagATTGACTCCAGAGTgccatgaatctgtggaattcattgtcatagaaggctgtggaagccatgtcagtgtatatttttaaggcatagatagaaggattcttgatcagtacaggtgtctaTATTGATTGACTCAATATACCGGTGTCAgattttatggggagaaggcaggagaatggggttaggaggaagatatcgatcagacatgattgaataacttgatgggccgattggcctaattctagtcctattacttatgaccattTTAATGACTACAGTGGAAGAAACATTATTTCTACCCTTCCTGTGGTTCAGAGAGAAGCTTAACATCTTCATTATGAACGTTGTTCATGGTATTCTGGGGCCATCGAGCTGTACACAgtgaaacaggtcatttggcccaccttGGGAAGGATTGATATTATTGCAATTTGGTTTTAGCAATGCAACTCTCATACCTCCGGGTATGGTGTTGACTCCAGTCACCTGTTTGTATATTTTAACAGTTGTTTTCTGGGCAGCTAGTCCGTGATACTTGAAAACATCAACATCCACATCCACTTTTGTCGGACACAGTTCATTTTCAGACCTTTCCTTAAAAGTGGCACCTTAGACTTGGATGGTATTGTTCACACAGGGTCTTGCCAGATATgtgagtttttagtttagagatgcagcgtggaaacaggctcatctaTCTAATGATAACCACTGATCAGTCATTCACatgcgttctatgttatcccattttctcattcactttcctacacacggggaacaatttacagggtgcttagtttagtttagtttagtttattgtcacatgtaccgaggtacagtgaaacgctgttttgttttgtgctatccgttcagcggaaagactgtatgtgattacaattaagccatctacctacagtgtacagctacaggataaaagatataacatttagtgcaagataaagtccgattaaagatagtccaagggtctccaatgaggtggatgggaggtcaggaccgctctctagttggtggtagggtggttcggttgcctgataacagctggaagaaactgtccctgaatctggaggtgtgcattttcactgtaactcttgcctgatgagagaggggagaagagggagtggccggggtgagaccgAGCCTTGATTAtaacgatataaccatataacaattacagcacggaaacaggccatctcgacccttctagtccatgccgaacacatattctcccctagtcccatatacctgcgctcagaccataaccttccattcccttcccgtcccgtccatataactatccaatttatttttaaatgataaaatgaacctgcctccaccaccttcactggaagctcattccacacagccaccactctctgagtaaagaagttccccctcatgttacccctaaacttcagtcccttaattctcaagtcatgtccccttgtttgaatcttccctactctcagtgggaaaagcttttccacgtcaactctgtctatccctctcatcattttaaaaacctctatcaagtccccccttaaccttctgtgctccaaagaataaagccctaatgctgctggccttgccgaggcagcgtgaagtgtagatgtctttgggatgtggaaggaaacaggaacgcccggagaaaacccacgcggtttagtttagtttcgagatacagcaaggaaaccggccctgattagtacaggtgtcaggggttatggggagaaggcaagagaatggggttaggatggagagatagatcaacctggattgaatggtggagtagacttgatgggccgaatggcctaattctgcaccttatGCCAGCCAAGTCTGCGCAGACCAGCCatcctcacacactcacacaatcctacacactaggaacaatttacaaatataccaaagccaattaggctACTAACTTTTGCGGCTtacggagtgtggaaggaaaccagagcacccggagaaaacccacacggtcgcagggagaacatgcaaactgcacacacacaaacagcagccgaggtcaggatcgagcccgggtctctggcgctgtgaggccgtggCTCTACCGGCTGCGCCACTGTTTTAATGACAGATCGGGACGGGTTGTGTAGTTTGATCTGTTGATGGGCATTTTCctgtttccctcccccctccagctTTCTGTGCAGCTGTACCAATGCAACATCCTGGAGGAACCTTGCAGCATGTGAGCAGGGACCCCTGCCTGAGCAGAATGATAGAATGTCCTTGAACGACTTACTGCCCACTGTGATTTCATCAGCGTCCGCAACGGGCTCTTTGATTTGTGTGGCATGTTGCCTGATATGTGACGTGATGTGAGAGGGGAGTTAGCATGGCTTCCAAAGTCTCCTGCCTGTACTTTCTAACCGTGGTTTGCTGGGCCAGTGCGCTCTGGTACCTGAGTGCCACCCGACCCTCGTCGACCATCGTGGGACACGGTGTGTTTTCGCGCATGATTGCCGAGAAGAAGAACTTCAACTTCACCAACATCCGAACCCGTTCCCTGAACCCACACAACTTCAACTACCTTATCAACGAGCCCAACAAATGCGAGCCCATCGACCCCTTCCTTGTCATCCTGGTCAGCACCACGCACAAGGAGTTTGATGCCAGGCAGGCGATCAGGGAGACCTGGGGAGACGAGAACAACTTCAAGGGCATCCAGCTGGTCACCTTGTTCCTGCTGGGGAGGAACGCCGACCATGTCTTGAACGAGATGGTGGAGCAGGAGAGCCAGATCTTCCACGACATCGTGGTGGAGGACTTTGCCGACTCCTACCACAACCTCACGCTGAAAACGGTCATGGGGCTGAAGTGGGTGGCCACCTTCTGTTCCAAAGCCAAGTACGTGATGAAGACCGACAGTGACATCTTTGTCAACATGGACAACCTGATCTACAAGCTGCTCAAGCCCAACACCAAACCGCGGAGGAGATATTTCACTGGGTACGTTATCAACGGAGGCCCGATCCGGGATGTCCGTAGCAAGTGGTACATGTCCCGAGATGTCTACCCGGACAACAACTACCCTCCCTTCTGTTCTGGGACGGGTTACGTCTTTTCTACAGATGTAGCCGAAGCTATTTATAAGACATCTCTCCACACCAGGATACTCCACCTCGAGGATGTCTATGTCGGGCTTTGCCTGAGGAAGCTCGGCATCCATCCCTTTCAGAACAGTGGCTTCAATCACTGGAAGGTCTCCTACAGTCTCTGTAGATATCGCAGGGTCATTACTGTGCACCAGATCTCTCCCGAAGAGATGCAGAGAATCTGGAACGAGATGGCAAGCAAAAAACACCTCCGTTGCTAAGTGGAACATATCAAAGGGTTTCTAATTGCTGCTCAGTTTCTGATCAACAATCTGTATCGATTGATCGCGAATGAAGGGGTGattgtttccacagccaacaagtaACTAAACGACTCATTCCCTCAGAGGTGTAAAATGTTAACCTCACAGATAACAACTGTAACTGCTATCACCAGTAGGACATGAATGACATGTTCATTGGTACTGTCTGATTTAAATCTAGTTAGCTCTGCTTCACTTCATGTTTGGAAACAAAACCATATACGCATCCACAAACATTAAAGCTATTGCTGAAGGTGATATCTATTCATTATACATTTATCGCTTGTATAGTTAGTTATGACTTGCTTGAGGAATGTGCAATTGCCAAGGTTCCCACCTTAAACTTCCCTCTTGAGAACTAGCTATTGCATCTGAATTACGTCAGGATGGGAAAGCTGGATATTCTCAGTGCGGGAGAGAGTGTGGATTTGAAATACAAGACTTGCAGATAAATACATGCCTGGCtttcatatttatttaattttaaatagaCATTACTAGCTTACTTTACAAAATTGTGTCCAATTGCCTTGAATGCATTACCTATTGTGCAGCTGGTTGAAGTTTTGCCGAACAGCATATTATCAATTCAGTGCAATTAAATATAAAATCTGCACTTTAATGCATTCAATGTGAATTTAAATGGCATATTTAGTTATCATAGTGTGAAAAGAGATTTTTAACCAGTGGGTTGATCAGGTGATTTTAATGGTGACATTGTATATATGCATATAAGAAAACATTTAGCTTTGTATAATGTTAAAACTGTGCTGTTAACATATTGACAGGacaaatgtttttcttttttaattgccAACATGTTACTCGGGCTCTCTCATCAAGTTGAAAATAGTTGGTGTTGATGCGAAATTAAGATTGTGTGCATCATTGAACATTGAAACACAACATGCCTTCGACAGTGGAAGTGAATGTTGCTTGCATATCCTTCATAactcaaaagcaaaaaaaaatactgcagatgctggaaaccggaGCTAAAAATTCGACAAACAcccaatggttcaggcagcatctgtggagagagaaataaagttaatgtgtaggaaagaactgcagatgctggtttaaatcgaagatagacacaaaatgctggagtaactcaacgggacaggcagcacctgtggagagaaggaatgggtgatgtgagaggatgttgctgaactagCTAACTGACTaataaagttaatgtttcaggtgggTAACCTTTCATCAGATTGCAATGTGCAGTAGTGTTCCGATGTAATACTATGTACTAAATGTTTTCAAAAAGAGCACAGATTTTAATGATTCAATAACTACTTCAGTAAAGTGTTCGTTCAGAAGGCTGGTTTTCTGTACTGACAGTAAGATGTGGTTGAATTGTAGCTTTTCCTTTTTGAGTTTGAGTGTATATTTTAGCCATGCATAGTAAATTATATCCCATTATACAAAGAAACTgaacaaacaaaactaaacgaaaTCTAGTTGCTGTAAAATGGTGTGGTATCATTAATGAAACTCAGTAAATGTATTCATCTCAAATGTAAAATAGATCTGTTGTACATTTTGACTGTTCCAAAAAAGGTAATGAAAGTGTCAACTAAATGCTATATTTTGTGTCCATTCTTTCACACAGATGATTTTTCAAATGGTGTGTTTCGTACTGCAAATTTAGGCTTGTCTAAAGGCAGGGTTTTGTGACAAACTGCAAGCACAGTTGGTTAACACAAAGTATTCCTTTTTGTTAAGCTTTAAAATTTACTCTTATTTTATAGCCTTAAACAAATTAGGTTTATTGGTAATTAAAACGGATGTTTTCAGcacatttgtttatttattattaatgtttccaGTCAGAATATTAATCTATTTCTTCAGTGAGACAAATAAAATCAttattaaagtcatagagtgatacagcgtggaaacagacccttcggcccaacttgcccacactggctaacattTTCCAGGTACACTAGTAcgacctgcccacgtttggtccatatccctccaaacctgcccatgtaccaatccatgtacctgatccatgtacctgattaactgttgggatagcccctgcctcaactaccttctctggcaggttgttccatacacccaccactctttacgtgaaaatgttgtccctcagattcctatttaaaaaaaatttctcttcaccttaaactgtcccctctggtcctcgattcccctactctgggcaagagactctgtgcatccacccgatctattcctctcatgatttttaaacACTTCATTCTTTCATtacttaattatttttctttccatTTGTGGATAAGTTTATAAACGCCCACCAGCAAGGGATTTTCTTGGCAATTCTACAAAATGTTACCTCTTATTTAATTATTTGCAAAAGATCCTCAATGAATTAATTTAGTTGATTGTCTGTAGATTTCTATTCAGTAAATGATTGGAATCGAATGCTCCAGTGTACCTTACAAAAGCAAGTGTAATTTTAAGGTAACATCTATTAAGAGTTGCACTTGGTATTAACTGATAACATAAATGATTGTGATTAAAATCTTAATTGCTACATTATGCCGGATCACAACCTCGCTAATCATTGTTGAAAATAAGTAATGCAACATTAAAAATGCATCAGACAATTAAAACATGTACAAATTTATTACTGTATTATATTACAAGTTATGTATACAAAATAAATATCAGGCAATAGCAGAAAAATGTGAAAAGTTAATGTTTTAGTGATTTTATGAAAGTAATATTTCAATCATTGCGGAATgtttaatttaattgccacattaCATTTGGATCACTCTCTATTGGTGATATGTGTTAAGTATGTGCCAAAATGGCTTTAATGCTAACATATTAGAAATGAAAGTTACTCATAAATTCCAAATATTAACTTTTGTAGTCATTGAAAGTTGTCATTATAGTTGTCGGGTTTTTTTAAAAAGAATTTAACTTTTTTAAACAGTTGTCCACTTGACTTGCAATTCCAAAAATAAAAACCAATGAATTTGTAACCAATATTAATCATTTCTATGTCTTCCCCATTGGCTCCGACAATCTAAAAACGATCCTTGGTAATTGAGATCCAGACATTCTAACGGCGTTAAAATGGTGTGCAACAGTTTCACTCTTGTTACCCTCCAAATAAGGACAATCACACCATTGTGGAGATTGTTGTACCTCAGCATCATCTTCAGCTCAGTCTTTCTTCGGTTAATTCACAATGATTCAGAGAGTAAGAATGGCGGCTGAAACAAAATGAGACCAAGGGAGTTCTCTAGACATTGTAAGAAGGTGGTtcgaggtagaaacaaggaactgcagatgctggttcataccaaagatggagactggagtaactcaacaggtcaggaagcatcctccagagatgctgcttgactcgctgagttatggccctgtctcatggtgcaagttcattccaagagctctcccgagtttgaaaaaaaatcaaactcgtggtaagcacggagaatgaacgtagaatGTACTTCATagttcggggacgtctcttagcggctcgtaacgctaacggcaggtactggggaagactcgctaatggcaggtaagcacgggaagactcgtgaagatttttcaacatgttgaaaaatgtccacgatagccccgagtaccgacgagtggccattaccgtaaatctccgagttcgaatcaggggaaactcgggagagctcttggaatgaactcgtaccgtgggaaagGGCCATTACTCCaacatctttggtatgaaccaccttctgcagttctttatttctacattctGGAGTTccagaggaaaaggatgggtgatgttacgggtcgggacccttcatcagactgaaagtagggggttcgatcctgactacggttgctgtctgtacggagtttgcatgttcttcctgtgaacccgtggattttctccgggtgcgccggttttctcccacatcccaaagatgtgcgggtctgtaggttaattgtctttggtaaaattgtaaattgtccctagtgtgtaggatagtgctagtgaatggggtgattgctgatcggcagggacacggtgggctgaagggcctgtttccctcacTGTATCCCTACAGTCTAAAGCC from Leucoraja erinacea ecotype New England chromosome 7, Leri_hhj_1, whole genome shotgun sequence includes the following:
- the b3galt1b gene encoding beta-1,3-galactosyltransferase 1 — translated: MASKVSCLYFLTVVCWASALWYLSATRPSSTIVGHGVFSRMIAEKKNFNFTNIRTRSLNPHNFNYLINEPNKCEPIDPFLVILVSTTHKEFDARQAIRETWGDENNFKGIQLVTLFLLGRNADHVLNEMVEQESQIFHDIVVEDFADSYHNLTLKTVMGLKWVATFCSKAKYVMKTDSDIFVNMDNLIYKLLKPNTKPRRRYFTGYVINGGPIRDVRSKWYMSRDVYPDNNYPPFCSGTGYVFSTDVAEAIYKTSLHTRILHLEDVYVGLCLRKLGIHPFQNSGFNHWKVSYSLCRYRRVITVHQISPEEMQRIWNEMASKKHLRC